From Anomalospiza imberbis isolate Cuckoo-Finch-1a 21T00152 chromosome 6, ASM3175350v1, whole genome shotgun sequence, one genomic window encodes:
- the BATF gene encoding basic leucine zipper transcriptional factor ATF-like: protein MPHSSDSSDSSSFSQSPPPSKQDSSDDMRKVQRREKNRIAAQKSRLRQTQKADTLHLESEDLERQNAALRREIKQLTEEMKHFTSMLSSHEPLCSILTSPPPPPEVLYATHSFHQPHISSPRFQH from the exons ATGCCCCacagctctgacagcagtgaTTCCAGCAGCTTCAGCCAGTCTCCCCCTCCCAGCAAGCAG GACTCTTCTGATGACATGAGGAAAGTCCAAAGGAGGGAGAAGAATCGCATTGCTGCCCAGAAGAGCCGCCTGAGGCAGACCCAGAAAGCAGACACACTGCATTTG GAGAGCGAAGACTTGGAGAGACAGAATGCTGCCCTGCGCCGGGAGATCAAGCAGCTGACAGAGGAAATGAAGCACTTCACCTCGATGCTGAGCTCCCATGAACCGCTCTGCTCCATCCTGACATCCCCTCCACCGCCTCCAGAAGTGCTTTATGCTACACACTCTTTTCACCAGCCCCACATTAGCTCCCCACGCTTCCAGCACTGA